A genomic segment from Asterias amurensis chromosome 6, ASM3211899v1 encodes:
- the LOC139938803 gene encoding calcium-responsive transcription factor-like → MASCSWSPLWTPLSDNNLSGWVETFEEAEEVRKAFEVQKALKFVSRRSPSNFGQWQSQENSIVSQLKGTFRVRYSDIGDAVVPYDGVPFIILARHERWCMFGKDQHIAQKEKKLQAQENEKQDDEPPAKKSRKILQTTKKIGCPARIIMKSVVRFPDFKISTSTDRVKRAGSEHLRNLLKSEPPPSLKEEHRIYIALPSDEAHQNTHDLGQLTGLMNPLKKEIREKIVELVGKGVCSVREMRAEIQHYVESKVFDGNQQPSPTDAAYFPRNETIRKHMSMARLKLRNLKLYKEKLSSGGKGMTPISAMTLICREKLTAVEKATSLCQNVDVLQQTAMLLDDAVTYIFSHLRNPKKASSSLPMPLTDKDIQAVLHEAGTTIADGEVGSEPLESEGELLDVFESFDVNLEEELEQLMFPITSEDLAGDESLLDCLADMIATDAR, encoded by the exons ATGGCATCGTGTTCGTGGTCACCATTATGGACACCATTATCTGACAACAACTTGTCAGGGTGGGTCGAGACGTTTGAGGAAGCAGAAGAAGTCAGGAAAGCTTTTGAGGTCCAGAAAGCTCTCAAGTTTGTGTCAAGGCGAAGTCCGAGTAATTTCGGCCAGTGGCAAAGTCAGGAAAACAGTATAG TGTCGCAGCTTAAAGGTACATTCCGAGTGCGGTACAGCGACATAGGCGACGCGGTGGTGCCGTACGATGGCGTACCATTCATCATACTAGCCCGTCACGAACGCTGGTGTATGTTTGGAAAAGATCAACACATTGCACAGAAGGAGAAAAAACTACAAGCtcaagaaaatgaaaaacag GATGACGAACCACCGGCCAAGAAGTCCAGAAAGATCTTACAAACAACCAAGAAGATTGGATGTCCAGCAAGAATCATCATGAAATCTGTGGTCAGGTTCCCTGACTTCAAG ATTTCGACCAGTACTGACAGGGTGAAGCGAGCCGGGAGTGAACATCTTCGCAACCTCTTGAAGAGTGAACCTCCACCTTCCTTGAAAGAAGAACACAGAATCTACATCGCGTTACCGAGCGATGAGGCGCACCAAAACACACATGATCTTGGACAG TTGACCGGACTTATGAACCCATTGAAGAAggaaattcgtgaaaaaattgTTGAGTTGGTTGGAAAAGGAGTCTGCAGCGTACGTGAAATGAGGGCCGAGATACAGCACTATGTGGAGTCTAAGGTTTTCGATGGTAACCAGCAACCGTCACCCACTGACGCTGCGTACTTCCCTAGGAATGAAACCATCAGGAAACACATGAGCATGGCGAGGCTAAAGTTAAG GAACTTAAAACTCTACAAAGAGAAGCTTTCAAGCGGAGGAAAAGGAATGACCCCAATCAGTGCAATGACCCTGATCTGCCGCGAGAAACTAACCGCCGTAGAGAAAGCCACCTCTCTCTGCCAGAACGTAGACGTCCTCCAGCAGACAGCCATGCTTCTCGACGATGCAGTCACCTACATCTTCTCTCATCTTCGGAACCCCAAGAAGGCATCCTCCTCTCTCCCGATGCCTCTCACGGATAAAGACATACAGGCTGTCTTGCATGAGGCTGGGACTACTATCGCAGATGGGGAGGTGGGAAGCGAACCTCTCGAATCTGAGGGGGAGTTACTCGACGTCTTTGAGAGTTTTGATGTGAATCTTGAGGAGGAGTTGGAGCAACTGATGTTCCCGATTACCTCAGAGGACTTGGCTGGTGACGAGTCGCTCTTGGATTGTCTTGCCGATATGATAGCAACGGACGCCCGGTAA